A genomic region of Exiguobacterium oxidotolerans JCM 12280 contains the following coding sequences:
- a CDS encoding glutamate synthase subunit beta, with translation MKRRDKFMSVPRQSGRERASTERIQDFNEYKEAFSESEASEQASRCMDCGTPFCHVGETYGHVKIGCPVYNLIPEWNLLVEEGDFKGALERLHQTNNFPEFTGRVCPAPCEGSCTLSINEPAVAIKQIERTIIDIGFEKGWVVPRMPLNRTSHHVAVVGSGPAGLAAADQLNQAGHQVTVFEREDRIGGLLTYGIPAMKLSKDIVERRVDLLKAEGILFKTGVTIGLDVTLDELEQAFDAVILCVGATEPRTLPNLPTSGVGYAMDYLTSVTRHLLSNQSLLEQHDTRGKDVLVIGGGDTGADCVATALRQGCRSVVQFGKHEMPGEVRANDNMWPDTPNLFTLDYGYAEAFDQFGRDPREYLIAITRYTTSDSGRLTGVWTIHNEKVKQADGTVEFRAIEGTEKYYPVDLMLIAIGFSGVEQTVLNQLIVESERGKIKTKGYATNRKGVFAAGDARRGQSLIVWAIREGREVAEAVEQHLSLMTRTG, from the coding sequence ATGAAAAGACGCGATAAATTCATGAGTGTTCCTCGCCAGTCCGGACGAGAGCGCGCCAGTACAGAACGGATTCAAGACTTTAATGAATATAAAGAAGCATTTTCTGAAAGTGAGGCGTCGGAACAAGCCAGCCGCTGTATGGATTGCGGAACCCCGTTTTGTCATGTCGGCGAGACCTATGGACATGTCAAAATCGGTTGTCCGGTCTACAATTTGATACCCGAGTGGAATCTCCTCGTCGAAGAGGGAGACTTTAAAGGAGCGCTCGAGCGCCTGCATCAAACGAACAACTTCCCGGAGTTCACGGGACGTGTTTGTCCCGCACCGTGCGAAGGTTCATGTACGTTATCGATTAATGAACCGGCCGTCGCGATCAAACAGATCGAGCGTACAATCATCGATATCGGCTTTGAAAAAGGATGGGTCGTTCCGCGGATGCCATTGAACCGGACGTCCCATCATGTGGCAGTCGTCGGTTCTGGTCCGGCAGGGCTAGCCGCGGCCGATCAATTGAACCAAGCAGGGCATCAAGTCACCGTTTTTGAACGGGAAGATCGTATCGGAGGTCTGTTGACGTACGGGATTCCGGCGATGAAGTTATCAAAAGATATCGTCGAGCGTCGTGTCGATCTGCTCAAAGCAGAAGGCATTCTCTTTAAGACCGGCGTAACGATCGGTCTTGATGTGACGCTGGACGAGCTTGAACAAGCGTTTGATGCCGTCATTCTTTGTGTCGGTGCAACGGAACCAAGAACGCTACCAAATCTCCCGACGAGCGGTGTCGGTTACGCGATGGACTATTTAACAAGCGTGACGCGCCATCTGTTGTCGAATCAATCCCTGCTTGAGCAACACGATACGCGAGGTAAAGATGTGCTCGTCATCGGTGGCGGAGACACGGGAGCGGACTGTGTCGCGACGGCACTCAGACAGGGTTGCCGTTCTGTCGTCCAGTTCGGGAAGCATGAAATGCCAGGTGAGGTCCGGGCGAACGACAACATGTGGCCGGATACACCGAACCTCTTTACACTTGACTACGGCTATGCAGAAGCATTCGATCAATTCGGACGTGATCCTCGCGAATATTTGATCGCGATCACACGTTACACGACAAGTGATTCCGGTCGCTTGACAGGGGTTTGGACGATTCATAATGAAAAAGTAAAGCAAGCAGACGGGACAGTTGAATTCCGAGCAATTGAAGGAACAGAAAAATACTATCCGGTCGACTTGATGCTGATTGCAATCGGCTTCAGCGGAGTCGAGCAGACGGTCTTGAATCAACTCATCGTTGAATCAGAGCGAGGGAAAATCAAGACGAAGGGATATGCAACAAATCGGAAGGGTGTCTTCGCTGCAGGGGACGCACGGCGCGGACAGTCCTTGATTGTCTGGGCGATTCGCGAAGGGCGAGAAGTGGCAGAAGCAGTCGAACAACATCTGTCACTGATGACTCGAACGGGATAA
- the gltB gene encoding glutamate synthase large subunit: protein MSFHQLPERQGLYDPKQEHDACGIGVYAHRTGRPSHEIVENALAMLCQMEHRGGQGSDAKTGDGAGVLTQIPDRLFRETFRNVTLPKKGDYGVMMMFLPREERSRQRLERAVESIILSEGQRLIEWRTVPVSNTVIGEKARQTEPVIRQCFIEAKDIEGLAFERTLFMIRRSFEREAKRLGIEQYVLSSSSETIVYKGLVTTEQLGQYFDDLRDERYQSGFAIVHSRFSTNTFPSWKRAHPNRYLIHNGEINTLQGNIQAMRGREKSLAKTTYGRRADDVLPILDESGSDSSMLDNAFEFLYLSGLTLAETALMLVPEPFEHAEVRPAKRAYYEYHSSMMEPWDGPSAIVFTNGKQIGATLDRNGLRPARYIMMRDGHFMLSSESGVLPIPEKEILYKKRLIPGELLLLDFASGQLISDEEVKRDLAMRHPYAEWLSEEQIQLPTLMHSETIEELGTTQRLFGYTREDIEQYLIPLVEEKKDPLGAMGTDIPLAVLSERPQSLFRYFKQLFAQVTNPPIDALREQIVTSTMTWLGRQGELLTPNRKNCRRVRLDSPVLVPAEAHALSQTKLKQKTLSTLFTNQMEDTLETLLEEAVHAVESGCELLILSDRNIRPGAIPMPILLVTSAVHHHLIRKGLRTNVSLIIEGGEVREVHHFAALLGYGADAIYPYLVYATLDEAIGEKHADNAVRYRDAVTEGVVKVMSKMGISTVFSYRGAQIFEAVGISTDVINRYFTGTVSQLSGLSLALIEKEANRQHEEGTKRTYLESGSVFRYRNGGEHHAFNPATIHLLQHACRTGDYQLFKRYSNQIAEEPATFLRHLLTFKETTPIPLEEVEPASEIVKFFKTGAMSYGSLSKEAHETLAIAMNRLGGKSNSGEGGEEEERYQLDENGDSRMSRIKQIASGRFGVTSHYLTHADELQIKVAQGAKPGEGGQLPGEKVYPWIARVRASTPGVGLISPPPHHDIYSIEDLAQLIHDLKRANDEARISVKLVAKGGVGTIAAGVAKGLADVIVISGHDGGTGASPKTSIQHTGLPWELGLAETHQTLALNGLRERVSLETDGKLLTGRDVVIAAMLGANEYGFATAPLIAVGCIMMRACHLDTCPVGVATQDPKLREKFTGSADHVVHFMTFVAEEVREYLAQLGVRSLAELVGRTDLLVTSDRLTNHWKAASLDFSRLLVQPTYDSTSTQAQDHAVAKSFDHREIAPLLDQDAFTEKQTFALAITNTDRAIGTNTGSRLTRMFGEMGLPSDRLTLNLTGSAGQSLGAYVPRGMTLNVVGDANDYVGKGLSGGILSVRPDMKTSFVSSEQVIIGNVALYGATSGELYVNGQAGERFAVRNSGATAVVEGIGNHGLEYMTGGSVVILGDVGKNFAAGMSGGVAYVLPKDIALFRSRVNLELVTMGAVTDTEEAARLKTFIERHVARTNSEQGHAILSNWDHVLSSFIRVIPTTYQVVTTLMADYAKKGHNTEEAMLLAFETHLGRGTGGQ, encoded by the coding sequence ATGTCATTTCATCAACTGCCTGAACGGCAAGGTTTATATGATCCGAAGCAAGAACATGATGCGTGTGGAATCGGAGTCTATGCGCACCGAACCGGGAGACCGAGCCATGAAATCGTCGAAAATGCACTCGCGATGCTGTGTCAGATGGAGCATCGAGGCGGACAGGGGAGCGATGCGAAAACAGGGGATGGTGCCGGTGTCTTGACTCAAATTCCCGACCGTCTCTTTCGGGAGACATTTCGGAATGTGACCTTACCGAAAAAAGGAGATTATGGTGTCATGATGATGTTCCTGCCTCGGGAGGAACGGTCGAGACAGCGACTCGAACGCGCTGTAGAATCAATTATTTTATCAGAAGGACAACGGTTGATTGAATGGAGAACGGTACCGGTCTCGAATACGGTGATTGGTGAAAAGGCACGTCAAACGGAGCCGGTCATTCGCCAATGCTTCATTGAAGCGAAGGACATTGAAGGGTTGGCCTTCGAACGAACGTTATTCATGATTCGTCGTTCGTTTGAACGAGAAGCAAAACGTCTCGGAATTGAACAGTACGTGCTCAGTAGTTCGAGTGAGACAATCGTCTATAAAGGACTTGTCACGACCGAACAACTCGGCCAGTATTTTGATGATTTACGTGACGAACGGTACCAATCGGGGTTTGCGATTGTTCACTCGCGTTTTAGCACGAACACCTTCCCGAGTTGGAAACGAGCTCACCCGAACCGCTATTTGATTCATAACGGAGAAATCAATACGTTACAAGGCAATATTCAAGCAATGCGTGGACGCGAAAAAAGTCTAGCGAAAACGACGTATGGTCGTCGGGCGGATGATGTACTCCCAATCCTCGATGAATCAGGAAGTGACTCGTCGATGCTCGATAATGCGTTTGAATTTTTATACTTGTCTGGTTTGACGTTAGCGGAAACGGCTTTAATGTTAGTTCCAGAGCCATTCGAGCATGCGGAAGTACGACCGGCGAAACGTGCGTATTACGAGTATCACAGCAGTATGATGGAGCCATGGGATGGTCCGTCTGCCATCGTATTTACGAACGGGAAACAAATCGGCGCGACACTTGACCGAAATGGACTCAGACCTGCCCGCTATATCATGATGCGCGATGGTCACTTTATGTTGTCTTCAGAATCAGGTGTCCTGCCGATTCCTGAAAAAGAGATTTTGTATAAGAAACGTTTGATTCCTGGTGAGCTCCTCTTGCTTGATTTTGCTTCCGGTCAGCTGATTTCTGACGAAGAAGTGAAACGGGATCTTGCGATGCGTCATCCTTATGCGGAATGGTTATCAGAAGAACAGATTCAATTGCCGACGTTAATGCACTCAGAAACGATTGAGGAATTAGGTACGACGCAACGCCTGTTTGGATACACGCGAGAAGATATCGAGCAATACTTGATTCCGCTCGTCGAGGAGAAAAAAGATCCACTTGGTGCGATGGGAACGGACATCCCGCTCGCTGTATTAAGTGAGCGACCACAATCGTTGTTCCGTTACTTCAAACAATTGTTTGCCCAAGTCACCAATCCGCCGATCGATGCGTTACGTGAACAAATCGTCACGTCAACGATGACCTGGCTCGGGCGTCAAGGTGAACTGTTGACGCCCAACCGGAAAAACTGTCGTCGGGTCCGCTTGGATTCACCGGTGCTAGTTCCGGCTGAGGCGCATGCGCTCAGTCAAACAAAATTGAAACAAAAAACGTTATCAACATTATTTACGAATCAAATGGAAGATACACTTGAAACGCTCCTCGAAGAAGCGGTTCATGCCGTTGAATCGGGTTGTGAGTTGTTGATTCTTTCTGACCGGAACATTCGACCTGGGGCCATACCGATGCCAATCCTGCTCGTGACGAGTGCCGTCCATCACCATTTAATCCGTAAGGGGCTTCGGACGAACGTCAGTTTAATCATCGAAGGGGGAGAAGTGCGGGAGGTGCATCACTTCGCGGCACTGCTCGGCTATGGGGCTGACGCAATCTACCCGTACCTCGTATATGCGACACTCGATGAAGCGATTGGTGAAAAACACGCGGACAACGCCGTTCGTTATCGTGACGCCGTGACGGAGGGGGTCGTCAAAGTCATGTCGAAGATGGGGATTTCGACCGTCTTCAGTTATCGGGGGGCCCAGATTTTCGAAGCCGTCGGGATTTCGACGGACGTCATCAATCGCTACTTTACGGGAACAGTCTCTCAGCTTAGTGGTCTGTCGCTCGCTTTGATTGAAAAAGAAGCGAACCGTCAACATGAGGAAGGGACGAAACGAACCTACTTGGAATCAGGTAGTGTCTTTCGCTACCGTAATGGCGGAGAGCACCATGCGTTCAATCCGGCGACGATCCATTTGTTACAACATGCTTGCCGTACTGGGGACTATCAGTTATTTAAACGGTACTCAAATCAAATTGCAGAAGAACCCGCCACCTTCCTGCGTCATTTGTTGACGTTCAAGGAAACGACACCGATTCCGCTCGAGGAAGTCGAGCCCGCGAGTGAAATCGTCAAATTCTTTAAGACCGGTGCGATGTCGTACGGTTCATTATCGAAGGAAGCTCATGAAACACTAGCGATTGCGATGAACCGTCTAGGTGGTAAGAGCAACAGTGGTGAAGGTGGCGAAGAAGAGGAACGGTATCAACTCGACGAAAATGGCGACTCACGGATGAGTCGGATTAAACAGATTGCATCAGGTCGGTTCGGCGTGACGAGTCATTACTTGACCCATGCGGACGAACTCCAGATTAAAGTCGCACAAGGCGCGAAGCCAGGCGAAGGGGGACAACTCCCAGGCGAAAAAGTGTATCCATGGATCGCACGGGTCCGTGCTTCGACACCGGGTGTCGGTCTGATTTCACCACCACCACATCATGACATTTATTCAATCGAAGACTTAGCTCAATTGATTCACGATCTAAAGCGAGCGAATGACGAGGCGCGGATCAGTGTCAAGCTTGTCGCCAAAGGAGGCGTCGGAACGATTGCTGCCGGTGTCGCCAAAGGACTTGCCGATGTCATCGTCATCAGTGGGCATGACGGAGGAACGGGGGCCTCACCGAAGACGAGTATCCAACATACGGGCTTACCGTGGGAACTGGGGCTCGCTGAGACGCATCAAACGCTAGCCTTGAATGGTCTGCGAGAACGGGTCAGCTTAGAAACGGACGGTAAGTTACTAACAGGACGCGATGTCGTCATCGCAGCGATGCTCGGGGCGAACGAATATGGATTTGCGACAGCACCATTGATTGCCGTCGGGTGCATCATGATGCGTGCCTGTCATTTAGATACGTGCCCGGTCGGTGTCGCGACACAGGATCCGAAGTTGCGTGAAAAATTCACCGGATCTGCCGATCACGTCGTCCATTTCATGACGTTCGTTGCGGAAGAAGTTCGTGAATATTTAGCTCAACTCGGCGTCCGTAGTCTAGCGGAACTCGTCGGACGGACGGATCTTTTAGTGACATCGGATCGTTTGACGAATCACTGGAAAGCAGCCAGTCTCGACTTTTCTCGACTACTTGTTCAACCAACCTATGATTCGACATCGACACAAGCACAAGATCACGCTGTCGCGAAGTCATTTGACCACCGTGAAATCGCTCCGTTGCTTGATCAGGATGCGTTTACGGAAAAACAAACATTTGCGCTTGCGATTACGAATACAGACCGGGCAATCGGTACGAATACGGGATCACGTCTGACACGGATGTTCGGAGAGATGGGCTTACCTTCCGATCGCCTAACATTGAACCTGACGGGATCAGCCGGACAAAGCTTAGGGGCATACGTACCTCGCGGAATGACGTTGAACGTCGTCGGGGATGCTAATGATTACGTTGGAAAGGGATTATCTGGAGGAATTCTTTCGGTTCGTCCTGATATGAAGACGAGTTTTGTTTCGTCAGAGCAAGTCATCATCGGTAACGTCGCGCTTTATGGTGCGACGAGTGGGGAACTGTACGTCAATGGACAGGCAGGCGAACGGTTCGCCGTCCGAAACAGTGGTGCGACGGCAGTCGTCGAAGGAATCGGGAATCATGGCTTGGAGTATATGACGGGCGGGAGTGTCGTCATTCTCGGTGACGTCGGAAAGAACTTTGCTGCCGGTATGTCAGGTGGTGTCGCCTACGTCTTACCGAAAGACATCGCGTTGTTCCGCTCGCGCGTCAATCTCGAGCTCGTCACGATGGGCGCAGTAACAGACACGGAAGAAGCGGCACGCTTAAAAACATTTATCGAACGTCATGTCGCACGGACGAACAGTGAACAAGGACATGCGATTCTTTCAAACTGGGATCATGTTTTGAGTTCGTTTATTCGTGTCATTCCGACGACCTATCAAGTCGTCACGACATTGATGGCCGATTATGCGAAAAAAGGACACAACACGGAAGAAGCGATGTTGTTAGCGTTTGAGACACACCTCGGACGCGGAACGGGAGGTCAATAA
- a CDS encoding amino acid ABC transporter permease encodes MSNIDWRSVFNPELAVDAFPYILGGLGHTLWIAFASMGLGLIFGLLLALARLSTSRFLRLTATLYISFMRGVPILVILFMLYFGLPVINVELDALTAAITGFSLNSAAYMAEIIRSAILSVDKGQREAAQSLGLSPYRVLVGIILPQAIRLAIPPLSNVLLDLVKASSLAAMITVPEIFQRAKIVGGREFDYMTVYFVIAFIYWGICALIAAVQEVLERHFARYL; translated from the coding sequence TTGAGCAATATCGACTGGCGTTCCGTGTTTAATCCTGAGCTAGCGGTTGATGCGTTCCCCTATATCTTAGGAGGACTTGGACATACGTTATGGATTGCATTCGCAAGCATGGGATTAGGTCTGATATTCGGCTTGTTGCTTGCACTTGCTCGTTTATCAACGTCTCGTTTTTTACGCCTGACTGCGACGCTCTATATCTCATTCATGCGCGGTGTACCGATCCTCGTGATTCTTTTCATGCTTTACTTCGGGTTACCTGTGATCAATGTCGAACTCGATGCGCTAACAGCAGCGATAACGGGCTTCAGTCTCAACAGTGCTGCGTACATGGCAGAAATCATTCGCTCCGCCATTTTATCTGTCGACAAAGGACAAAGAGAGGCTGCCCAGTCCCTCGGCCTCTCTCCTTATCGTGTCCTAGTCGGAATCATTCTTCCGCAAGCGATTCGTTTGGCGATCCCGCCTTTATCGAACGTGTTACTCGATTTAGTCAAAGCGTCTTCTTTAGCTGCGATGATTACCGTCCCAGAAATCTTTCAGCGTGCAAAAATCGTCGGTGGCCGCGAATTCGATTACATGACGGTCTATTTCGTAATCGCCTTCATCTACTGGGGAATTTGCGCCTTGATTGCAGCTGTACAAGAAGTCTTAGAGCGTCATTTTGCTCGTTATCTCTAA
- a CDS encoding BglG family transcription antiterminator — protein MVEFSTREREVLFYLLTKTEPVQVQEIAETLGTSERTIQREREPIAQTIASFQLELDYIRGRGLVLVGDESDKRKLREALLLSHKALPSTDDRQVELTYRLLQEPGMIKLQALAHAMYIAPSTISQDLERIDEWFQQYDLELQRKKGIGAEVIGEEINKRRLLLSLIFTQWDVLSFYRLLQGDLNQLPDLLHPARNQWVEAINQSYAVIAPVIKQQELSDRLIMRATLSLALQAMRMEMFPMRYELKSYPVEVLQRVDVIGRRLPYVLTVAERQWISEELRNFQQDQLDSSEELVIRLRVKRLIEEVSLLYGEQFTEDNALERGLVSHIMSYTRENVVNPSYVIKQIEREYPRLFDSVKQVAQTVFSDQAFADYDLAFWVMHFGAVLSRPVIKVPYRVLVVCSAGLGSSKLLMNRLRQEFLELDQIENSSLFGIDRLNLTDYDFVLSTVPLPDISQPHLLVNPLLPQDEVDRVRKLLVSLPKSFKPPARKAVQGWLDLKRLEQLVKTARELTELFSIESIASQSEGLEELLLEVSNVMVTKDIAHSAVQLSTQLLRRHEMSGLGIPGTRLALFHGRDSSIKQGAFLMFELNQAIDLLGMDQVIHPVERILVLVAPEQAPDELLQLLSSISGAIIESEERTTEFEYGDEQQLDGVLNETFRKVIERELNVSEV, from the coding sequence GTGGTTGAGTTTTCCACACGAGAACGTGAAGTCTTATTTTATTTGTTGACGAAAACAGAGCCTGTTCAAGTCCAAGAAATCGCAGAAACGCTTGGAACATCTGAACGGACCATTCAGCGCGAACGAGAACCGATTGCTCAAACAATTGCTTCTTTTCAGTTAGAACTGGATTATATTCGAGGAAGAGGATTAGTGCTCGTTGGGGATGAAAGTGATAAACGGAAGCTCCGAGAGGCATTGTTACTATCACATAAAGCATTACCTTCGACAGATGACCGGCAAGTTGAGCTCACTTATCGTCTTTTACAAGAACCTGGCATGATTAAATTACAGGCACTCGCACATGCGATGTATATCGCCCCGAGTACGATCAGTCAAGATTTAGAGCGGATTGATGAATGGTTTCAACAGTATGATTTAGAGCTGCAACGGAAGAAGGGGATTGGAGCCGAAGTCATCGGCGAAGAAATCAATAAGCGTCGTTTATTGCTTTCGCTTATTTTCACGCAATGGGATGTGTTGTCTTTTTACCGGTTGCTCCAAGGGGATCTTAATCAATTACCCGATCTTTTGCATCCAGCGCGTAATCAGTGGGTCGAAGCAATCAATCAATCCTATGCAGTGATTGCTCCCGTAATAAAGCAACAAGAACTGAGCGACCGGTTAATTATGCGAGCCACACTTAGTTTAGCGCTCCAAGCGATGCGGATGGAAATGTTTCCGATGCGCTATGAATTGAAATCGTATCCGGTCGAAGTACTTCAACGGGTCGATGTCATCGGACGACGACTACCCTATGTATTGACAGTTGCGGAGCGTCAATGGATTTCAGAAGAACTACGCAATTTTCAACAAGATCAACTAGACAGTTCGGAAGAATTGGTCATTCGATTACGCGTCAAGCGATTGATTGAGGAAGTCTCTCTTTTATATGGAGAGCAGTTTACAGAAGACAATGCTCTTGAGCGGGGACTTGTTTCCCATATCATGTCCTATACGCGAGAAAACGTCGTCAACCCATCTTATGTCATCAAGCAGATTGAAAGGGAGTATCCACGGCTGTTCGATTCGGTTAAACAAGTGGCGCAAACCGTCTTTTCGGATCAAGCGTTTGCCGATTATGATTTAGCATTTTGGGTGATGCATTTTGGAGCGGTTTTGAGTAGACCTGTCATAAAAGTTCCGTATCGCGTTCTGGTCGTATGTTCAGCAGGACTTGGTTCTTCCAAATTATTGATGAACCGGTTGCGTCAAGAATTTTTAGAACTTGATCAAATCGAAAACTCTTCCTTGTTCGGGATTGATCGTTTGAATTTGACTGATTACGACTTTGTATTATCGACGGTTCCGTTGCCGGATATCAGTCAACCACATTTGCTCGTCAACCCCTTACTTCCACAAGATGAAGTCGATCGCGTCAGAAAACTGCTTGTCTCGCTTCCGAAATCATTTAAACCACCTGCCCGGAAAGCGGTACAGGGGTGGTTAGATTTAAAACGATTAGAACAACTCGTGAAAACGGCACGTGAATTGACGGAACTTTTTTCAATTGAGTCGATTGCTTCACAGTCAGAAGGGCTAGAAGAGCTGCTTCTTGAAGTAAGTAATGTGATGGTTACGAAAGATATCGCGCATTCAGCGGTCCAGCTGTCGACACAATTGTTGCGGCGGCATGAAATGTCAGGTCTTGGAATTCCAGGGACACGGCTCGCGTTATTCCATGGACGTGACAGTTCAATCAAACAGGGTGCCTTTTTAATGTTTGAGCTGAATCAAGCTATCGATTTGCTCGGAATGGATCAAGTCATCCATCCGGTTGAGCGGATTTTAGTACTTGTCGCGCCCGAACAAGCACCGGATGAACTTCTTCAATTGCTGAGTTCAATCAGTGGTGCAATCATTGAAAGTGAAGAACGGACGACTGAGTTTGAATATGGCGATGAACAACAATTGGATGGTGTCCTCAATGAAACGTTCCGCAAAGTGATTGAACGGGAGTTGAACGTTTCGGAAGTTTGA
- a CDS encoding transporter substrate-binding domain-containing protein → MKNSVKWTGLLIAGTTLFLSACGQEEEKTTAYEKIVKEGTLTVATAGTLYPTSFHDEESNKLTGFDVEVVKEVAKRLDLKVNFKEMSFDGMLTSVNTGQVDLAANDITITEERKAKFAFSKPYKYTYGTAIVRKSDLSDIQSLEDLKGKKAAGEATTTYMQIAKKYGAKEVTYDNATNDQYLRDVSNGRTDVILNDYYLQSLAVDFFKDFDITIHPDIAYNPSQVGLIMDLDNKELQSNINAQIEAMKKDGTLAKLSKQYYANKDVSKMPDVKTTIVDVN, encoded by the coding sequence ATGAAAAATTCAGTAAAGTGGACAGGGCTCTTGATTGCAGGAACTACCCTGTTCCTTAGCGCTTGTGGTCAGGAAGAAGAGAAGACGACAGCATACGAAAAAATCGTCAAGGAGGGCACGTTGACAGTAGCTACTGCTGGAACACTTTACCCAACGTCGTTTCATGATGAAGAGAGCAACAAGTTGACTGGCTTTGACGTCGAAGTCGTTAAAGAAGTCGCAAAACGTCTCGATCTAAAAGTCAACTTCAAAGAGATGTCATTTGATGGTATGTTGACGAGCGTCAATACTGGACAAGTCGATCTCGCCGCAAACGATATTACGATCACAGAAGAACGGAAAGCAAAATTCGCATTTTCAAAACCTTACAAGTATACGTACGGAACGGCCATCGTTCGTAAAAGTGATTTATCTGACATACAATCTCTTGAAGATTTAAAAGGTAAAAAAGCAGCCGGTGAGGCAACGACGACTTACATGCAAATCGCTAAAAAATATGGTGCAAAAGAAGTCACATATGATAATGCAACGAACGATCAATACCTCCGCGACGTCTCGAATGGTCGAACGGATGTCATCTTGAACGACTATTATCTTCAAAGCCTTGCCGTCGATTTCTTCAAAGACTTCGACATCACGATCCACCCGGACATCGCCTATAACCCGAGTCAAGTCGGTCTTATCATGGATCTTGATAATAAAGAGCTCCAATCAAACATTAACGCTCAAATCGAGGCGATGAAAAAAGACGGTACGCTCGCAAAATTATCAAAACAATATTACGCCAACAAAGACGTTTCAAAAATGCCTGACGTCAAGACGACAATCGTGGATGTGAATTGA